CTGGAACGGCAGATACGCTTTTCCTGCGGTCACAAAGCAGGAGAACCCGACTCCAGCGCCCGACGTAAACTCTTGCACCAGAACATCTCCGGCCATCCGGACACGCTCGCTGACCTTGCCTTCCAGTTCGGCAGCCGAGTAGGCGTAAGCCACCGATCCGAACACAGCCTTTCCGTTGATCCACCGCACCGAGAATCGATCCTTCACGACGACGGGGAATGGGCCATCCTGGAACTGCGCCAAATCCGCGTTCGAGCCAGCAAGCACAGTTCGTGGCACATCGATCCCAATCGATTCCGCCAGCTTCACAGTGCCATATTTGTCCGATGCAAGTTCGAGCGATTCCGGCAAGGGCATTGCCACGCGGCAGATTCCTGCAAAGCGCTGCCGTTGTGCCGAGAGAGGGCCAAGAGTCCAATCGGTTACAGGAATCACCAGGTCGATCGTATGGGCGCGTACGAACTCCAGAATCGCGTCCACAAACGCTTCGGATTCGCTGGTGGAAACGGGATACGCGAGGCTGGCGCTGCAATAGCGCGAGAGCGCGGCCGGGGCCAGGAGGCCTCGATTCGCACCCACCGCCACCCAATGTCCGGCACGTCCGGCAGACCGGGTTACCGACAGCGCCGCCGAACTGTGCCCATCCAAAACTAGAATTCTTGCCAAGCCGCGAGAGCCCCGTTCTTGAGTGTCATCACACAGTCCGTCCGGCAAAAGCGCTTTCCAGATTCCATCGCAAGCCTTCTACCGTTTTGGTCGGACGCAAACGGTTCAGACAAAGCACATTATCCCCCGGTCGGGTTAGTCCGCTCTTGGTGGTGACTCCTGTCTCGTAACCAAGCGCGCGGCTTTGCTGCACAGTACGATCATTCCAGTGCGGGGAAAGCGCAGGACACGGATAGGAAAAGTGCCGAATCGGCGCGCCCAGTTGCGACTCGAGTCTTTGCTTCGAGTCGGTGAACTCGCGGTGAGCTTCGTCCTCCTTCACATAGGCCATGTTCGGGTGTGTCATGGTATGCGATCCGACAAGATGCCCGTGGTGAATGAGCCCTCGTACTTGATCGTAGGTCATCATTAGGGCGCTGGACTCGCCGGGCAGGCAGGCCTGTAGTTCCCGCTCGACATAGCTTACAAATTCTTCCTGGGCTACGCCGCTCAGTTGGCAACAGCGATCACAGGCATGCAGAAAGGCCGCCTCTCGGTCGGAAGGACTCGTGAGCATCCAGGATTTGCCCAGCCGATTGTCCCATGCGTTCACCTTCGTACGGCGAAAAGCGAATCGCAAGCGGCTGGGCCAGGGCAATTTACGGTTTTCGATGCAATCGACCGTCACGTAAAAGATCGCCGGCACGCCCAACCGGTTGAGCACGGGCATTGCGACCTCAAAGTTGTCGGCATAACCATCGTCGAAGGTCACCACCACGGAACGTTTGGGCAAGGCTTCGCCGGCGCACAAACAGTCGACTGCGTCGTCCAGACTAATCGGGTGGTAGTGGCGGGCGAGCAGCTCCATCTGCGCGGTAAATTCGGATCCTGAATGGACGATGTCTCCCAACGAATCCACTTGGAGGCTGGGGTCGGGCAGAACCGAGTGGAACATCAGAATCGCTGCGCCAGCAGCGCGCATGTCTCCGGCCAAGCGCAATGCTCCGCTGGCGACAATCCCTTTCTTGATCCAATCTTTCATTCATTTTCCATTTCCAACGCGCTGCAGGAAACGCCCGGCTGGTTGCAGTTTAACCGAAGCGGACCACTCTGCCATGAGCGCTCGTCTTTGGTATCGGTCGGTCTGACATTGGTTAGTCTGATTACTGAATCGGATACGAAAACTGCGCAAGAACCTGCACAGCTAGAATATTGTCGGGGGAATACGTTCCCTCTCCTGCGCAACAATTTGCATAGGGCCGCACACTAAATCAGGCCGCTCTGCAAAAAAATTCGACATTCACCTTTTATCCTTATCAATTTACAGTACAATTGCCAAAACCGCTCCGGCATGGCAATTGCGAGAGCAAGCGATGACGTTTCTTTAGATTTACACTGGAGCTAATCAAGGGTCACTGGCCCGCAACATTTGTCGTCTCGCTAGCACGTCCCCCCGGTTAGCTTGTCCGTAATTCCATTGCTTCACTCTGCGAGTTGCAGAATTTACATTGCACTAAATCCAAAATAAACGAACCTGGGAGGTTCTCACGCTTGTCTGCTTCGACTAGTCATCTGATTGCTCCGCACGGCGGCGAACTGGTAGATCTGCTTGCCTCAACCGAAAAAGCCGCGGAACTGAAAGCCCACTCTCGCGAGTGGCCATCCTGGGATCTGACTGCCCGCCAAGTTTGCGATCTGGAGCTGCTGATGAGCGGAGGCTTCTCTCCGCTGCGCGGCTTTATGAATAAAGCCGACTACGAAGGCGTTTGCCATAACATGCGTCTGGCCAGCGGAATTCTCTGGCCCATTCCGATTACGCTTGACGTCACCGAAGAATTTGCCAAGAAGCTTACGGCCGGCGGCAGCAAAGTTGCGCTGCGCGACGCCGAAGGCGTCATGTTGGCCGTGTTGCACGTCGAAGAAGTCTGGCAGGCCGACCGCGCGGCCGAAGCCAAAGCGGTTTTTAACAGCACCAGCAAGGCTCATCCGGGCTCCAACTACACCATGAACATTTCGAATCCATGGTATGTGGGTGGACGCATCGAGGGCTTGCAAGGCCCTTCGCATTATGACTTCCGCACCCTGCGCCTTACTCCGGCGGAATTGCGGGCTGAATTTGCCCGCTTAGGATGGCGTCGTACGGTTGCGTTTCAGACTCGCAACCCCATGCACCGCGCTCACGTGGAACTCACCTTCCGCGCTGCCAAGCAAGTCGAAGCCAATCTCCTGATCAACCCCAGCGTGGGCATGACCAAGCCTGGCGACGTCGACTACTTCACGCGCGTGCGCTGCTACCAACTCCTGCTTTCCAAATTCCCCCAGGGAACCGTGAAGCTCGCTCTTCTTCCGCTGGCGATGCGCATGGGCGGACCTCGCGAAGCTATCTGGCACGCCTTGATTCGCAAGAACCATGGCTGCACGCACTTCATTGTGGGTCGCGACCATGCCGGACCAGGCAACGATACGGCAGGCGATGGCAAGCCTTTCTACGGTCCCTATGAAGCTCAGGAACTTTTCAAGAAGCACCAAGCCGACATCGGCGTGACCATGGTCGATTTCCAGATGATGGTCTACCTCGACGGCGAGGACCGCTACGTTCCCGACAACGAAGTGAAACCGGGCGACAAGGTTCTGAATATTTCCGGCACCGAACTGCGCAACCGGCTCAACGAGGGCCGCGACATTCCCGCGTGGTTCACATACCCGGAAGTTGTGCAGGAACTGCGGCGCAGCTTTCCGCCACGCGCCAAGCAAGGCGTCACCATCTTCTTCACTGGTCTTTCGGGTTCGGGCAAATCCACCATCGCCAACGTTTTGATGACTAAGTTTCTGGAAGTCGGCGGACGTCCGGTGACGTTGCTCGATGGCGACCTGGTCCGCAAGCATCTTTCGTCGGAACTGGGATTCTCCAAAGAACATCGCGACATCAACATTCGCCGCATCGGCTATGTTGCGTCGGAAATCACCAAGAACGGCGGCATCGCAATTTGCGCTCCCATTGCGCCCTACGATGCCACCCGTAAACACGTGCGCGGAATGATCGAGCCTTACGGCGGATTCATCCTGGTGCACATTGCCACGACGGTCGAAGTCTGCGAGCAACGCGACCGCAAGGGACTTTACGCCAAAGCGCGCGCGGGCATTCTCAAAGAATTCACAGGAATTTCTGATCCCTACGAAGTCCCGGCGGATGCCAACGTAACCATTAACACCGGCGAGTTGTCGGCCGAAGAAGCCGCTCAGGAAATTATTCTGCACCTGGAGCGCGAAGGCTTCATCGGCGTCAGTAAGGCCGGAGAGTAAGGCAGGGAGAGTAACGCGGGGAGGGACCGATTATGTTGCCAGTGATAGCGATCAAAATCCTGGTGGGCTTTGGTGTGGGTATCCTCATCGGAATGACTGGAGTGGGAGGCGGCGTTCTAATGCTTCCCATTCTGATCTTCGGCTTGGGCTACCCGCCGATCGTGGCCGTCGGTTCCGATGCGCTGTTCCAGTTCTTCACCAAAATTCCGGCAGGACTGTTGCACCTGAAGAACGGGACGGTCCGTCGTAAAGTGGTCCTCGCGCTGGCGGCGGGAAGTATCCCAGGCTCCTTTGCAGGGGTAAAGCTGCTGATGTACATCCGCTCGGTCTACGGTAGCAGCAGTCTTAACAGCTTCATCAAGCTGGCGGTGGGTGTGCTGCTGATCGTGATTCCAATTCTGCTGCTGCTGCAGAAAGGAATCGAAGAGCGCATCGCGAATCGTGCGCCGACCATGAAAGGTTTCGCAGGCATGGTGGCAATCGGCCTCAGCGTCGGTTTTATCGTGGGCATGACCTCGGTCGGTTCGGGCAGCATCATCATGATGCTGCTTCTCTTGTTCTACAGCTTCCCCCCCAAGATCAATGTCGGGACTGATGTCGTACATGCAGTCATACTCTTCGGAGTAACCGGGTGGCTTCAGTCCAAGGCTGGAAACGTAGATCCCAAGCTGGTCGTTTCGCTGCTGATTGGGTCCATTCCCGGGGGGCTGCTCGGTTCGCATCTGGCCACGCGGGTCCCCATGCTCTGGCTGCGCCGTATGCTCTGCGCTTTGCTGCTGATCACCGGAGCCCGCATGTTGTGGCCTGCTTAATAACGTTTAACGAATTGAGCGCAAGGACTTCATGACTTCTTCTTACTCGAACATTCTCAATCGCATCGAAGCCGCGCTCGACGCCGCTCGCATCGTTTTCGCGCGCTTTACTCCAGGCGCGATTGCGACCGAATACAAGATCGGCCACGATCCCGTGACCGAGGCCGACCGCGCGGTGGACGCAGTACTACGCCAGAATTTGCTGCGCGACGGCGAGGGCTGGCTCTCGGAAGAGAGCGTCGACGACCCCTCACGCCTTGGTAAGAGCCGAGTGTGGGTGGTCGATCCGCTCGATGGCACCCGTGAATTTGTTCAGGGCATTCCCGAGTTCTGCGTTTCCATCGGATTCGTCGAAAATGGCCGGCCGGTGGCCGGTGGAATTTGCAACCCTGCGACCAACGAGACCATCGTCGGCGCCATCGATTCCGGCGTGCTCTACAACGGACAGCCGGCGCGCCCGAGCGAGCGAACCACTTTGCAGGGTTCGCTAATTCTGGCCAGCCGCAGTGAAGTCAAACGTGGCGAGTGGCAGCAGTTCCAGAGCAGTGACTATCAGATTCGCCCCATGGGGTCGGTGGCCTACAAACTAGGACTCGTCGCCGCCGGCCAAGCCGATGTGACGTTCACGCTGACGCCGAAGAATGAGTGGGACGTGGCCGCCGGCGCCGCGCTGGTCGAAAGCGCCGGAGGATTCGTCGCCACGCTCGACAACGCTCCGCTGCGTTGTAACAATCGCAATCCGCTTCTCACCGGCCTGATGGCCAGCGGACCGTTGCTGCGGCAGGAACTGCTGTCGGCCCTGCAATCTCATCTCCCGGCATCGGCGGCTGGCTCTGCTCGCGGCTGACGCAGATCGGATCTCCGGCCTTCGGAAGCATCGATCAGTTTCCCGCACAGTATAAAATTTGCGGTTCAGTATCCGAGTCGATTTCCAGGCAGAATCTGGAGGAGCGGTTCATGCGAGTTCTCGACTTAGGTTGCGGGACCGGACAGGATCTGGCTGCCTGGGGCGTCACCTCTTCGGATTGGGTCACCGGGCTCGATATCGAGTTAGGCCGTCTGCGGATCGCCAAAACGCGATTTTCCGATCGCCGTTTTCTGCAAGCGGTGGGCGAATCGTTGCCCTTCAAAGCTGAGAGCTTTGGTTTCGTGGTCTCCTCTGTCGCTCTGCCCTATATGAACATTCCGCTCACCCTCGCAGAAATTTATCGTGTGCTCATCCCCGGTGGCGCTCTGTCGTTAAGTCTTCATCTTCCCGGTTTTACCATGAACGAGTTTGTCCGCCATGCCCTGCCGCGACCGGTTCCCACGTTTTTTCGTCTGTATGTCATGGCGAACGGTCTACTGTTCCACTGGACCGGCAACACGATCGGGTTCGCAAATGGAAGAACGGAATCGTTCCAGACCGAGCGCGGAATGCGGATCGCGTTACAGCGAGCCGGATTCGTCGATTCTTCATTCATCCGCGGCAGCGGTCCCAGCGGCAGCACATTTACCGTGGAAGCAAGGAGGGCACGCAATTAACCTGAATGCCAAAAGGCCTATTCTTCCGGCAAGGTATAGCGTTGCGACGCCGCCCTGCGAATTGCGAGCAACGACCCCACGCCACTGAGCCAACTCTCAAATTCCAGTTGAGTGCGCCCGGAAGTATCCACAAATCTCGGAAGCAGGAATGCATTGGATCGCCGATCCACCAATCCGGCATCGCACGTTGTGGCCGAAATTAGTTCTTCCTTCTCCATCCACGGGAAGAATTCGTTTCGATACACGCCGCTTGGATAACAGAAATGAACCGCCGGCCGCCCGGTCATGGCTAAGACCCTTTCCCGATTCTGGGAAATCTCCAGCCGGAACCCTTTCTCCTCATTGGGCGTGCGATGACGATGAGTGTGCAATTGCACATCCACCCCAGCCTTAGAGATTTCCGCCACCTCGCGCGCATTCATCAATCGCAGGATGCGCTTGGCCACGAGTGCGCCATAGTCAATCCCTAACATTTCCGCCAATTCCCGGGCGATCTCATCCTTGTCATTTCCGCTCAGGTTCTCCCGCTCGGAACGCTCAATCAGGCTGCGCACGACTCGATGCCGCCCCGCTTCACTCCGCAGATCCAGATTTTCCGTGAGGCCGAGTTGAGAGCATGCAGGCAACAGTTCGCCGCGCCGCTTCCATAGCAGGTAGGAGCACATCAGATTAAAGATCGGAATCTCGTGATCGGTGTAATAGGTCGATTGATAGACCGTTATCGGTAGTCCATGCTTCTTGAGCAGAGGCCAAGCCTGCTGGTAAAAATCGTAGCCGCCATCATCGAAGGTAATGGCCACGCTGCGCGGCGGCAAATCGCGCACACGCAACCGCGTAAGAGCTTCGCCCAGGGGAAGCACCGAGTAACGCAGCGCAAGCAAAGCCTCCAATCGCTGTTCGAGAAGATCCGGGCGCATATAGAGCGCCGGTCTCCATTCGTGCTCGTCTTCGAGGGAAATCCCGTGATAACACAAAATCAGCAAGCGCTGCCGCCTCCAGGCGCTGTCGGCCACCCGGTTAAGTACGCGGGCACTTTTCAGCAGACCGAGTGCGGCGAGCTTGGCTTTCCTCAGCATGGATCAGCAGGTTCTCGAAAGGAGTGCCGTAGGATGGCTCATCCGGCGACCGCATTGGTCTGCGCGGTATTTATCGCCGAATCGATTTCGCCGTCGAGAAATACTCTCTGCCATAGTTCGAGATTCAACAATCGCCAGATGCGATTGCCGTGATCGCGGCGCCCGGCGCGATGCTCGGCAAAGATTCGCCGGATCGTCTCGATGCGAAAGAGATTTCTTGCCGTGCTGCGCGAATCCGTCAGCAGCCGCTCAATCTCCTCCAGTTGCGGACCCGCCAGCCAATAGGCCCACGGCGTCGGGAAGCCCATTTTCTTGCGGTAAACAATGTCCGCTGGCAAAAGATCTTCCACCGCTTCTTTCAGAATAAATTTTCCCGCCATCCCTCGGATCTGCTCGCTCGCTGGAATGCGCGCCGTGAATTCCACCAGCGGATGATCGAGAAACGGCACCCGGCTCTCGATCGAGGCTGCCATGCTCATTTGGTCCTGCTTCATCAGCAGTTCAATCAGGTAACTGTTGATGTCGGTATAGAGCAGCCGGTGCAGCAAGTCTGACGATGTCGGAGAAGACGATCGGGACGACGAACGTTCCCATGCGCTCATCGACCCGGCATAGGGTTGCCCCATACTCGCGAGCGCCTCGGGCGTCAGCAACTCCGGAAGCTCGCTGCCGGGAAACGCCGAGTAGAAATTGTCGAAATAAAACGACGCCCAGTCCGCGCCATCCTTCATCAGGAATGTATGCTCCAGTTTGCGGTGCAGCCCGGCAGAAAAAGGCGCAGCGTGCAGCGCCGAGCGCAATCCCTGCCGCAGGAATCCCGGTGTCAGCGTCCGGTACGTCCGGTCCATTTTCGAATTCAACAGAGTCCACGCATAGCGCGTATAGCCGGCCAGGGTCTCGTCGCTGCCTTCTCCTGTGAGCACAACCGTCACGCGTTCTCGAGCCAACTTGGCCACGGAATACAAGGACAGACTCGAGGGCCAAACGACGGGTTCGTCTTCATGCCAGATCAACTGCGGCAGGCTGGCGAAAAATTCCTCGCGACTCAGACGGACTTCATGATGGTCCGACTTGATGTGGGCAGCGACCTGGCGCGCGTAGGGCAATTCACTGAACTGCTCTTCCCCATAACCGACCGCAAAGGTTTGAATCTGGTCTCCGCGAATTTTCGTGGCCAGCGCGGCCACGGCGCTCGAGTCCAGCCCGCCGCTCAAAAACATTCCCAGCGGGACCTCGCTCATCAGATGCGATTCCACTGCATCTTCCAGTAGTTTTCGGTACCTCTTCACATAGTATTCGTGCGGACGAACTTCGCGATCCACTTCGGTCGTGAGGTCCCAGTAGCGCTCGATCTTCGGTTCGCCGCGTTCGGAAAGTTGCAGTGTATGCCCGGGCATCAGCTTGCGGATTCCGGCAAACATGGTCTCCGGTCCGGTGACGTAGCCGAACGCGAGATACTCCGCGAGCGTGCCGCGGTTGAACTCGGCCTCCACATCGGGATAGGCCAGAATCGTCTTGATCTCCGACCCGAACAGGAACGACTTGCCATCCCAGCGATAGTAAAAGGGTTTAATTCCCAGGCGATCCCGCGCCGCGAACAGTACGCGCTTGCGGCGATCCCAAATCACAAACGCGAACATGCCCCGCAGATGCGTCACGCAATCGCGGCCATATTGTTCGTACAGGTGGACGATGGTTTCTGTGTCGCTGTGCGTGCGGTAGGTGTGCCCTTGCGCCTCCAGTCCCCTCCGCAACTCTGCATGGTTGTAGATTTCGCCGTTGAAAACGATCCAGACGTCACGATTTTCATTGGCCAGCGGCTGATGTCCGCTCTTGACGTCAATGATGCTCAGCCTACGCATGGCCAGACCGACATTCTCTTCCACGAAGAAGCCCTCGTCGTCGGGCCCGCGATGCACAATGCGGCGGTTCATGCCCGCCAACACGTCTCCCTTGACATGCCAATCGCGCTCGGAAAAAAAGATCCCGCAAATTCCACACATGAATTCAGTTTTTCCCTTCCCAGCGTTCTTTTTCCGCGATCACATTACCCGCGAGTTGCGGGCTGTCCTTATCCCGATGCATGCCCCGAACCATCTTCCATCCTTCGCGGTCAACTTCCGCCAACTCCGAATTCGAAGAAACTACCTCTAAGCGATCCGCACGTTCGATGATCTCGCAGCGCAACATGGCCCGTTTGGCAGTCATAATCGTAAGTTCGCTCCAGCGCACATAGGTTGCGTTGCAGCAAATTAACGTTGCAGAATCTTCCGTATTTCCCCAGTACAGAAATTCTGCATCGCTGCTCCAAGCGTCCCCCTTCCACGGCTTGCCTTGACCGAAAAATACATAACTGCGTTCCGATCCGGCCTGGTAGCCGTAGCCAGCAACTGTCGCGGATGCCTCCATCGGAACAATCCTCGCAAGTTTGGGTCGTGGACGCGAAGTCTCGGAAACCGGCAGCAGCACGGTTACAAACTCTGTCGGAAGTTTCGCTCGTGTCGCGAAGTGCAGCACGCTGTGATTTTCCCGCTTGCCGTACACGGGCGAGTGCAACTCCACCTCGGTAATTTGAGTCCATCCGTGGCCTTCCTCGGTCACAAACTGGAGGCCAACCCCGTCGCTCATAAAAACGTCTTCGCGTCCGCTCACCGGCCTTAGCCCCGGCCCCAGATGCCAAAACAGATCGAGTTGATATTCACCAAAACCAAGGGCCAGGTCACGCACCAGCCAGAAGCCGGTTTTAAGCGCAAAAACGAAGCGCCGGTGAATCGCAGGATTCGACAATCTCGAATACCCATCGTGGCTGCCCACAAACAGATCGAACGTATTCCCTGCAATCCAGCCCTCGGCCTGGACGTTCGGCAGTTTGCCCCAACCGAAAGGGCCGTTCGGTTCGGCCTGATCCTGGTCCGCCACCAGCAGAGTGTTGTGTGCCCGAGTGCCGCGAAAACGATCGCGTCCTCGATCGCTTCCCACGTATTCGAACGTTCCTGAATCCTCGAGCAACGGGAGTCCGTTGCTGCTTGCCGTCAGGCTGAGGGCATCGGCGTGTCCGTGGCCTGCGGTATGCGCGCCTTGCGGGCCGGCATCTATCACCAATTGCAGCTTGGCGTCCTGCCCTGTCATCACGTAGAGTCCACTCCCGCGGAATGCAACCGAGTTCCCCGCAGGTTCAACGGGGGGCAAACGGTTGAATTCTTCGCTGCCTGTTTCTCCCAGCAGCCACAGGGTTTCCTCGCGAGGACCCCCAGCAATCGTCTTGAAGTCGCCGCGCCCGAACAGAATCGCGCCCGTCGCGAGCGGATCAAGGAGATGCTCCACCCGGTTTCGCGAGGGATCGAACAGCCGGCCCCCATCGTCGTCGCCCAGCCGCGGGATGGTGCCACTTCGAGCCAGCATTGCCAGTGGCTCCAGCATGCGCTCCAAGGTCTTATCGAACTCAGATGAAGTTGAGATCTGGTTCACCGATGCCAGCACCGCGGTATGAAGGAAGAAGTCCAGGGCGTACACGTGATAATAGATCGACTGCTCGAAATGAAGCCCGTCGCTTTGTACTTGCCGCTCAGCCTCCTGTTGCACGATCTGCAATCCGCGCCGCTGCCAATCCCAGGCGGAGGGAATCTCAGGGCACAGCGTCCCGATGAAAAACAGCGCGACCGCCTCGCCCAGCAGATGGGTGTTCGGTGAAAAATATGTAGATAGATAGCAATCGATATGCCGCCCGGAGACTGCCAGGGCGCGCAACCAATCCGCTCGAAACCCAGCCGGCATCGCTGGCGAATCCTCGAGAAGAAAATA
Above is a window of Candidatus Sulfotelmatobacter sp. DNA encoding:
- a CDS encoding ATP-grasp domain-containing protein, with the translated sequence MARILVLDGHSSAALSVTRSAGRAGHWVAVGANRGLLAPAALSRYCSASLAYPVSTSESEAFVDAILEFVRAHTIDLVIPVTDWTLGPLSAQRQRFAGICRVAMPLPESLELASDKYGTVKLAESIGIDVPRTVLAGSNADLAQFQDGPFPVVVKDRFSVRWINGKAVFGSVAYAYSAAELEGKVSERVRMAGDVLVQEFTSGAGVGFSCFVTAGKAYLPFQWQRIREVDPRGSASSARKSVPLDPSVVSRSARLIVEMGFEGIAMVEYKKTDDGRLILMEINGRPWGSIGLPVACGIDYPKYLVDWWMQGTLPPQETSYRNNVICRRVVGELTHLSNIRAGRPPKWPGAYPSFWPSLLTMALPWRPGMCYDDLWLSDLRPGAAGVREWFLSRWRKKKN
- a CDS encoding polysaccharide deacetylase family protein → MKDWIKKGIVASGALRLAGDMRAAGAAILMFHSVLPDPSLQVDSLGDIVHSGSEFTAQMELLARHYHPISLDDAVDCLCAGEALPKRSVVVTFDDGYADNFEVAMPVLNRLGVPAIFYVTVDCIENRKLPWPSRLRFAFRRTKVNAWDNRLGKSWMLTSPSDREAAFLHACDRCCQLSGVAQEEFVSYVERELQACLPGESSALMMTYDQVRGLIHHGHLVGSHTMTHPNMAYVKEDEAHREFTDSKQRLESQLGAPIRHFSYPCPALSPHWNDRTVQQSRALGYETGVTTKSGLTRPGDNVLCLNRLRPTKTVEGLRWNLESAFAGRTV
- a CDS encoding bifunctional sulfate adenylyltransferase/adenylylsulfate kinase, yielding MSASTSHLIAPHGGELVDLLASTEKAAELKAHSREWPSWDLTARQVCDLELLMSGGFSPLRGFMNKADYEGVCHNMRLASGILWPIPITLDVTEEFAKKLTAGGSKVALRDAEGVMLAVLHVEEVWQADRAAEAKAVFNSTSKAHPGSNYTMNISNPWYVGGRIEGLQGPSHYDFRTLRLTPAELRAEFARLGWRRTVAFQTRNPMHRAHVELTFRAAKQVEANLLINPSVGMTKPGDVDYFTRVRCYQLLLSKFPQGTVKLALLPLAMRMGGPREAIWHALIRKNHGCTHFIVGRDHAGPGNDTAGDGKPFYGPYEAQELFKKHQADIGVTMVDFQMMVYLDGEDRYVPDNEVKPGDKVLNISGTELRNRLNEGRDIPAWFTYPEVVQELRRSFPPRAKQGVTIFFTGLSGSGKSTIANVLMTKFLEVGGRPVTLLDGDLVRKHLSSELGFSKEHRDINIRRIGYVASEITKNGGIAICAPIAPYDATRKHVRGMIEPYGGFILVHIATTVEVCEQRDRKGLYAKARAGILKEFTGISDPYEVPADANVTINTGELSAEEAAQEIILHLEREGFIGVSKAGE
- a CDS encoding sulfite exporter TauE/SafE family protein → MLPVIAIKILVGFGVGILIGMTGVGGGVLMLPILIFGLGYPPIVAVGSDALFQFFTKIPAGLLHLKNGTVRRKVVLALAAGSIPGSFAGVKLLMYIRSVYGSSSLNSFIKLAVGVLLIVIPILLLLQKGIEERIANRAPTMKGFAGMVAIGLSVGFIVGMTSVGSGSIIMMLLLLFYSFPPKINVGTDVVHAVILFGVTGWLQSKAGNVDPKLVVSLLIGSIPGGLLGSHLATRVPMLWLRRMLCALLLITGARMLWPA
- a CDS encoding 3'(2'),5'-bisphosphate nucleotidase CysQ, giving the protein MTSSYSNILNRIEAALDAARIVFARFTPGAIATEYKIGHDPVTEADRAVDAVLRQNLLRDGEGWLSEESVDDPSRLGKSRVWVVDPLDGTREFVQGIPEFCVSIGFVENGRPVAGGICNPATNETIVGAIDSGVLYNGQPARPSERTTLQGSLILASRSEVKRGEWQQFQSSDYQIRPMGSVAYKLGLVAAGQADVTFTLTPKNEWDVAAGAALVESAGGFVATLDNAPLRCNNRNPLLTGLMASGPLLRQELLSALQSHLPASAAGSARG
- a CDS encoding class I SAM-dependent methyltransferase — its product is MEERFMRVLDLGCGTGQDLAAWGVTSSDWVTGLDIELGRLRIAKTRFSDRRFLQAVGESLPFKAESFGFVVSSVALPYMNIPLTLAEIYRVLIPGGALSLSLHLPGFTMNEFVRHALPRPVPTFFRLYVMANGLLFHWTGNTIGFANGRTESFQTERGMRIALQRAGFVDSSFIRGSGPSGSTFTVEARRARN
- a CDS encoding polysaccharide deacetylase family protein translates to MLRKAKLAALGLLKSARVLNRVADSAWRRQRLLILCYHGISLEDEHEWRPALYMRPDLLEQRLEALLALRYSVLPLGEALTRLRVRDLPPRSVAITFDDGGYDFYQQAWPLLKKHGLPITVYQSTYYTDHEIPIFNLMCSYLLWKRRGELLPACSQLGLTENLDLRSEAGRHRVVRSLIERSERENLSGNDKDEIARELAEMLGIDYGALVAKRILRLMNAREVAEISKAGVDVQLHTHRHRTPNEEKGFRLEISQNRERVLAMTGRPAVHFCYPSGVYRNEFFPWMEKEELISATTCDAGLVDRRSNAFLLPRFVDTSGRTQLEFESWLSGVGSLLAIRRAASQRYTLPEE
- the asnB gene encoding asparagine synthase (glutamine-hydrolyzing), coding for MCGICGIFFSERDWHVKGDVLAGMNRRIVHRGPDDEGFFVEENVGLAMRRLSIIDVKSGHQPLANENRDVWIVFNGEIYNHAELRRGLEAQGHTYRTHSDTETIVHLYEQYGRDCVTHLRGMFAFVIWDRRKRVLFAARDRLGIKPFYYRWDGKSFLFGSEIKTILAYPDVEAEFNRGTLAEYLAFGYVTGPETMFAGIRKLMPGHTLQLSERGEPKIERYWDLTTEVDREVRPHEYYVKRYRKLLEDAVESHLMSEVPLGMFLSGGLDSSAVAALATKIRGDQIQTFAVGYGEEQFSELPYARQVAAHIKSDHHEVRLSREEFFASLPQLIWHEDEPVVWPSSLSLYSVAKLARERVTVVLTGEGSDETLAGYTRYAWTLLNSKMDRTYRTLTPGFLRQGLRSALHAAPFSAGLHRKLEHTFLMKDGADWASFYFDNFYSAFPGSELPELLTPEALASMGQPYAGSMSAWERSSSRSSSPTSSDLLHRLLYTDINSYLIELLMKQDQMSMAASIESRVPFLDHPLVEFTARIPASEQIRGMAGKFILKEAVEDLLPADIVYRKKMGFPTPWAYWLAGPQLEEIERLLTDSRSTARNLFRIETIRRIFAEHRAGRRDHGNRIWRLLNLELWQRVFLDGEIDSAINTAQTNAVAG
- a CDS encoding alginate lyase family protein: MSSRAGDWKRVYRRALGMEHGEIGDRIRQLAMARLDLARYKAGAEFAPAMNSVASGSQPTFFFSTDEVPGLIERLRQSFPQEAKQIVERAERICAHRFDLLGYDGVDYGEEIDWHCDRVHGIRAPKLPWYRIKYLDFDEVGDSKVTWELNRHQHLVTLAKAFRLTGNEKFGVELFRQWHHWHGENPYPIGINWASSLEVAFRSLSWLWLYFLLEDSPAMPAGFRADWLRALAVSGRHIDCYLSTYFSPNTHLLGEAVALFFIGTLCPEIPSAWDWQRRGLQIVQQEAERQVQSDGLHFEQSIYYHVYALDFFLHTAVLASVNQISTSSEFDKTLERMLEPLAMLARSGTIPRLGDDDGGRLFDPSRNRVEHLLDPLATGAILFGRGDFKTIAGGPREETLWLLGETGSEEFNRLPPVEPAGNSVAFRGSGLYVMTGQDAKLQLVIDAGPQGAHTAGHGHADALSLTASSNGLPLLEDSGTFEYVGSDRGRDRFRGTRAHNTLLVADQDQAEPNGPFGWGKLPNVQAEGWIAGNTFDLFVGSHDGYSRLSNPAIHRRFVFALKTGFWLVRDLALGFGEYQLDLFWHLGPGLRPVSGREDVFMSDGVGLQFVTEEGHGWTQITEVELHSPVYGKRENHSVLHFATRAKLPTEFVTVLLPVSETSRPRPKLARIVPMEASATVAGYGYQAGSERSYVFFGQGKPWKGDAWSSDAEFLYWGNTEDSATLICCNATYVRWSELTIMTAKRAMLRCEIIERADRLEVVSSNSELAEVDREGWKMVRGMHRDKDSPQLAGNVIAEKERWEGKN